The proteins below come from a single Verrucomicrobiota bacterium genomic window:
- the serS gene encoding serine--tRNA ligase: MLDIRLLREDAASVKERLRARGGAHWELVDQVLASDEDRRKLETRRQELQAQRNQTSKQIGQKKKAGEDTSEIEAAVKALGEEMKALGTKADEATDRQRALLLQIPNLPQLDCPLGADETANPELRAWSQKPAFSFRPKDHVELGADLGLFDFEAAASISGSGYLVFRSAGAKLQRALIQFLLDLHTTEHAYEEVAVPYLVQRDCMIGTGQLPKFEDDMYGLEDGQLFLAPTAEVPVTNLQREKLLSHKELPIRNCAHTPCFRREAGAAGRESKGMIRMHQFDKVELVQVVRPEESQAVLESLTGQAEKVLERLGLHYRTIELCTGDLGFSAAKTYDIEVWAPGHGAYLEVSSCSNFGDYQARRMNLRFKDEEKKNRFCHTLNGSGTALPRLYVALIETYQREDGSIAIPEALQPYFGATEIR; the protein is encoded by the coding sequence ATGCTGGATATCCGCCTTCTCCGTGAAGATGCCGCCTCGGTGAAAGAGCGCTTGCGGGCGCGTGGTGGGGCGCACTGGGAATTGGTGGATCAAGTCTTGGCGAGCGACGAGGACCGCCGAAAGCTGGAGACGCGACGCCAAGAGCTGCAAGCGCAGCGCAATCAGACCAGCAAGCAGATCGGCCAAAAAAAGAAGGCGGGGGAAGACACCTCCGAGATCGAAGCGGCCGTCAAAGCGCTCGGCGAGGAGATGAAGGCCCTCGGGACCAAGGCCGATGAGGCCACCGATCGCCAACGGGCCCTCCTCCTCCAGATTCCTAATCTTCCACAGCTCGACTGTCCGCTGGGGGCCGATGAAACCGCCAACCCAGAACTCCGAGCTTGGTCCCAAAAGCCGGCTTTCTCCTTCCGCCCGAAGGATCACGTCGAACTCGGTGCTGACCTGGGCCTGTTCGACTTTGAGGCCGCTGCTTCCATCTCAGGAAGTGGCTATCTGGTTTTCCGCTCGGCCGGGGCCAAGCTCCAGCGAGCGCTCATCCAGTTCCTTTTGGATCTTCACACCACCGAGCACGCTTACGAGGAGGTGGCCGTGCCCTATCTCGTGCAGCGGGATTGCATGATCGGCACGGGCCAGCTCCCCAAGTTTGAAGACGACATGTATGGCCTAGAGGACGGGCAACTTTTCCTGGCCCCCACGGCTGAGGTGCCGGTGACCAACCTTCAGCGAGAAAAGCTCTTATCTCATAAGGAGCTGCCCATAAGGAATTGCGCGCACACGCCCTGTTTTCGTCGCGAGGCAGGAGCGGCCGGACGCGAGAGCAAGGGCATGATCCGGATGCACCAGTTTGATAAAGTCGAGCTGGTGCAGGTGGTGCGGCCGGAAGAATCCCAGGCCGTTTTGGAATCGCTCACCGGCCAGGCCGAAAAGGTTCTGGAGCGATTGGGTTTGCACTACCGCACGATCGAACTCTGCACGGGCGATCTCGGGTTCAGCGCGGCCAAGACTTATGATATCGAGGTCTGGGCCCCGGGGCACGGAGCTTACCTGGAAGTCTCCAGCTGCAGCAACTTCGGGGACTACCAAGCCCGGCGCATGAATCTCCGGTTCAAGGATGAAGAGAAAAAGAACCGTTTTTGTCATACCTTGAACGGATCGGGCACGGCCCTGCCTAGACTCTACGTGGCCCTGATCGAGACCTACCAGCGGGAGGATGGATCGATCGCGATTCCCGAGGCCCTTCAACCTTACTTTGGAGCGACCGAGATTCGCTAA
- a CDS encoding ammonium transporter encodes MKKSAFKYLFMAFAAVFTLTAGDFTAQADPSDYLELKAGQGEDAEAFDFFTTSMLWTVIAAALVFIMHLGFASLEAGLTQKKNCVNILFKNTYIISIGLITYALFGFNSHYPGDFNGWFSFGYRPIGDLNADGGATWAYGGLSLAMTGYGDFIFQAMFAATAATIVSGAVAERIKLPSFMVFALLLVGFAYPVVGSWHWGGGWLGTLNPVEGGDPAGFKDFAGSAVVHAFGGFAALACVLILGPRKGKYTAEGIKPILGHNMPLAAIGVFLLFFGWFGFNGGSVLSADPGPLGLVFTTTALAASGGCLAAIGTSWIVLKKPDLSMALNGFLAGLVGITANADIVSAMGSIVIGLIAGVIVVFSVVVLDKIKIDDPVGAISVHGTCGIWGILACALFDTTESGFTIGGQLVGVLAVAATAFAFSFVVFLVIKIVMGVRVSEEEEAEGLDLGEHGAPAYGEVA; translated from the coding sequence ATGAAGAAAAGCGCGTTCAAATACTTGTTCATGGCATTCGCAGCCGTCTTTACGCTGACTGCGGGTGACTTCACTGCCCAAGCAGATCCATCTGACTACCTCGAATTGAAGGCTGGTCAGGGGGAAGATGCCGAGGCTTTTGACTTCTTCACCACCAGTATGCTCTGGACGGTGATTGCCGCCGCCCTGGTGTTCATCATGCACCTCGGATTCGCCTCCCTCGAAGCAGGCCTGACGCAGAAGAAAAACTGTGTCAACATCCTCTTCAAAAACACCTACATCATCTCAATCGGCCTGATCACCTACGCCCTCTTCGGGTTCAATTCTCATTATCCCGGTGATTTCAATGGCTGGTTCAGCTTTGGTTATCGACCCATTGGAGACTTGAATGCCGATGGGGGTGCCACCTGGGCCTACGGAGGCCTCAGTCTCGCTATGACCGGTTATGGCGACTTTATTTTCCAAGCTATGTTTGCAGCCACCGCGGCGACCATCGTCTCAGGGGCCGTGGCTGAACGGATCAAACTGCCCTCCTTCATGGTTTTCGCTCTTCTTTTGGTCGGCTTCGCTTATCCGGTCGTCGGTTCTTGGCACTGGGGCGGCGGCTGGCTCGGCACGCTCAACCCTGTCGAGGGTGGAGATCCTGCTGGATTCAAGGACTTTGCAGGATCGGCCGTGGTGCACGCCTTTGGTGGTTTCGCTGCACTGGCCTGCGTCCTGATTCTTGGGCCACGCAAGGGCAAATACACTGCGGAGGGCATCAAGCCCATTCTCGGCCACAATATGCCTCTCGCTGCCATTGGGGTTTTCCTCCTTTTCTTTGGTTGGTTCGGATTCAACGGCGGTTCCGTGTTGAGCGCCGATCCTGGTCCTCTCGGTCTGGTCTTCACTACCACTGCCCTCGCTGCTAGTGGTGGCTGTTTGGCTGCCATCGGAACTTCTTGGATCGTTCTCAAAAAACCCGATTTGTCCATGGCGCTCAATGGCTTCCTGGCCGGTTTGGTTGGGATCACCGCCAATGCTGACATCGTCTCGGCTATGGGTTCGATCGTGATTGGTCTCATCGCCGGTGTCATCGTGGTCTTCTCGGTGGTCGTTCTCGACAAGATCAAAATCGACGACCCCGTTGGTGCCATCTCAGTCCATGGAACTTGTGGTATCTGGGGAATTCTTGCCTGCGCCCTCTTTGACACGACCGAAAGCGGTTTCACCATCGGTGGCCAGCTGGTTGGTGTCTTGGCAGTGGCTGCCACAGCCTTCGCCTTCTCGTTCGTCGTCTTCTTGGTCATCAAGATCGTGATGGGCGTTCGCGTGAGCGAAGAGGAAGAGGCTGAAGGTCTCGACCTTGGCGAGCACGGTGCTCCGGCTTACGGCGAAGTGGCCTAA
- the tilS gene encoding tRNA lysidine(34) synthetase TilS, translating into MAESDGWWTLALQGLPKRRKYLVAVSGGLDSVVLFHGLRLAGFRKLVLCHLDHGLRGAQSEGDARFVRRLAQEAGLPVRVKKVAVASLAQEEGLSLEEAGRKARHAFFREVARAERCHRVLLAHHAGDQAETLLLNLCRGTGWRGLAGMSASKLLEDEEPRLELGRPLLKVSKAQLREFAEEQGISWREDESNAEQAFSRNALRHEILPRLNRVFAREVAPLLLRASDQLTRLREFVDEQVSQAQTRCGDRQGIRLAALLGEAPFLQGEVLRAWLKQEGIEDLSQAQIEASLLLAKSKGSPAKINLAAGRHLRRRAGCLFLE; encoded by the coding sequence ATGGCCGAGTCAGATGGATGGTGGACCCTGGCCCTGCAAGGGCTGCCCAAGCGGCGCAAATACCTGGTAGCGGTTTCCGGTGGGCTGGACTCGGTCGTTCTCTTCCACGGATTGCGCCTGGCGGGCTTTCGCAAACTCGTCCTCTGCCACCTCGATCATGGACTTCGTGGGGCCCAGTCCGAGGGCGATGCCCGCTTTGTCCGTCGCCTGGCCCAGGAAGCCGGGTTGCCAGTGCGGGTCAAGAAGGTGGCGGTGGCCAGTTTGGCGCAGGAGGAAGGACTATCCCTGGAAGAGGCGGGAAGGAAGGCTCGCCACGCCTTCTTCCGCGAGGTGGCAAGAGCGGAGCGCTGTCACCGGGTCCTCCTGGCTCATCATGCGGGCGACCAAGCGGAAACCCTCTTGCTCAACCTCTGTCGGGGCACGGGTTGGCGCGGCTTGGCGGGGATGTCGGCCAGCAAGCTGCTCGAAGACGAGGAACCACGGCTCGAGCTGGGGCGGCCGCTTCTGAAGGTTTCCAAGGCCCAGCTGCGGGAGTTCGCCGAAGAACAGGGGATTTCGTGGAGAGAGGATGAGAGCAATGCGGAGCAAGCCTTCTCACGAAACGCGCTTCGCCATGAAATCCTGCCTCGGCTGAATCGGGTTTTTGCCCGTGAGGTAGCGCCTCTCCTGCTGCGCGCCTCGGACCAGCTGACCCGACTCCGGGAGTTTGTGGACGAGCAGGTGAGCCAAGCGCAGACACGGTGTGGGGACCGCCAAGGAATCCGGCTCGCAGCCCTTCTGGGAGAAGCGCCCTTTCTCCAAGGAGAGGTCTTGCGCGCCTGGCTGAAGCAAGAGGGGATCGAAGACCTGAGCCAAGCGCAGATCGAAGCCAGCCTGCTTTTGGCCAAGTCCAAAGGATCTCCCGCCAAGATCAATCTCGCGGCCGGCCGGCACCTCAGGCGGCGGGCGGGTTGCTTGTTTTTAGAATGA